Proteins co-encoded in one Acidovorax sp. 69 genomic window:
- a CDS encoding tetratricopeptide repeat protein: MDYYDPMVLFHSFRTAALTTVIAVAAQSAWAQQSSGDNSPPSDGPPVASNPALDAELFYEIFLGEISARTGDPGAGYAFMLEAARRSADGQLYQRAADIALQSRSGEYALAAAQAWKEALPQSREANRYVLQILVALNRIGETPDLLRQELAQSPARAKTTTLAALPQMYGRASDKVLAAKVVEQALVDELKNPATGPGAWVSLGRLRLAAGDKSGALNAARKAQELDTASEDAARLALELMEENTPEAEALVIQTLTKQPIPELRMAYARVLLELQRYPDASRQLEAVTKEKPDLAEAWLVVATLQFQDNRLPAAENSLQRFIELASASTNAELRQKSLTQAYLLYAQIAEKRKDFAAAEAWLGRIDNANEVVSAQSRRASLLARQGKIAQARALLRNLPGTSVDDKRMKLLAEVQLLREQRLYQEAYQVQVELVALAPDDAELVYDQAMLAEKAGKPDTMEQLLRQVIARQPQYHHAYNALGYALADKGVRLDEAKQLIMKALEFAPNDPFIMDSLGWVEFRLGNKAEARRHLEIAYKARPDVEIAAHLGEVLWSMGDKESASRVWREGQRSSPDNDTLKETLKRLGATL, from the coding sequence ATGGATTATTATGACCCGATGGTGCTATTTCACAGCTTTCGAACCGCCGCTTTGACTACCGTGATTGCGGTGGCTGCCCAATCAGCGTGGGCGCAACAATCCAGCGGCGACAACAGCCCGCCCTCCGATGGGCCGCCGGTAGCATCCAACCCAGCCTTGGACGCCGAGCTGTTTTACGAGATTTTTCTAGGGGAAATAAGCGCCCGAACGGGTGACCCCGGGGCAGGTTATGCCTTCATGCTGGAAGCTGCGCGCCGCAGTGCCGATGGACAGCTTTACCAAAGGGCAGCGGATATTGCCTTGCAGTCTCGCTCGGGCGAGTACGCCCTGGCTGCAGCCCAAGCATGGAAGGAGGCCTTGCCACAATCGCGCGAGGCCAACCGCTATGTGCTGCAGATCCTGGTCGCACTGAACCGTATTGGCGAAACCCCCGACCTGCTACGCCAGGAACTCGCGCAGTCACCTGCGCGCGCCAAAACCACCACTCTGGCAGCCCTGCCTCAAATGTACGGGCGCGCCAGTGACAAGGTGCTGGCAGCCAAAGTGGTCGAGCAGGCTCTGGTAGACGAACTCAAAAACCCAGCAACGGGCCCGGGCGCATGGGTATCGCTCGGACGCTTGCGCCTGGCAGCAGGCGACAAAAGCGGCGCCCTGAACGCCGCCCGCAAAGCGCAGGAACTGGATACCGCCAGTGAAGATGCAGCCAGGCTGGCGCTGGAACTGATGGAAGAAAACACGCCAGAAGCCGAAGCACTGGTGATCCAGACCCTGACCAAGCAGCCCATTCCCGAATTGCGAATGGCCTATGCGCGGGTCCTACTGGAACTGCAACGCTACCCAGATGCCAGCCGTCAGTTGGAGGCTGTCACCAAAGAAAAGCCAGACCTCGCGGAAGCGTGGCTTGTCGTCGCCACACTGCAATTCCAGGACAACCGCCTACCCGCAGCTGAGAACTCGCTGCAACGATTCATAGAACTCGCCTCCGCATCGACCAACGCTGAATTGCGGCAAAAAAGTCTGACCCAAGCGTATTTGCTGTACGCACAGATCGCAGAAAAGAGAAAAGACTTTGCCGCAGCCGAGGCCTGGCTTGGGCGCATTGACAACGCGAACGAGGTTGTCAGCGCGCAAAGCCGTCGCGCTTCTTTACTGGCCCGCCAGGGAAAAATCGCTCAAGCGCGGGCGCTACTGCGCAATCTGCCCGGCACGTCCGTTGATGACAAGCGCATGAAGCTGCTGGCTGAAGTGCAATTGCTGCGTGAACAACGCCTCTATCAGGAAGCCTACCAAGTGCAGGTTGAACTGGTCGCACTGGCACCCGATGACGCCGAGCTGGTCTACGACCAAGCCATGCTGGCTGAAAAAGCGGGCAAACCGGACACCATGGAACAGCTTCTCCGCCAGGTGATCGCGCGCCAACCGCAATACCACCACGCCTACAACGCGCTTGGTTACGCCCTCGCAGACAAGGGTGTGCGGCTGGACGAGGCCAAACAGCTGATCATGAAGGCGCTGGAGTTCGCGCCCAATGACCCATTCATCATGGACAGCCTGGGCTGGGTGGAATTTCGCCTGGGCAACAAAGCAGAGGCCCGGCGTCACCTGGAAATCGCCTACAAAGCACGGCCCGATGTCGAAATTGCAGCCCACTTGGGCGAGGTGCTTTGGAGCATGGGCGACAAGGAGAGCGCATCCAGGGTATGGAGAGAAGGACAGCGCAGCAGTCCTGACAACGACACACTCAAAGAGACACTGAAGCGCCTCGGAGCCACCCTCTGA
- a CDS encoding lipoprotein insertase outer membrane protein LolB: protein MLWIVGCAQPTSKTVAEEDMWSGRLALQIEGQASQSFSAMFELHGNAQNGVLVLLSPLGNRLAQLNWKDGHAQLQSGQETRTSESLDALLQDVTGTRIPIAALFSWLHGTQTTATGWQADLSGIAEGRLVARRDDPAPQATLRIALTR, encoded by the coding sequence ATGCTTTGGATCGTGGGCTGTGCCCAACCGACATCAAAGACCGTTGCAGAGGAAGACATGTGGAGCGGCCGCCTCGCCTTGCAGATCGAAGGGCAAGCCTCGCAATCTTTTTCTGCGATGTTTGAACTGCATGGCAACGCCCAAAACGGCGTTTTGGTGCTTTTAAGCCCGCTGGGCAATCGCTTAGCGCAGCTCAACTGGAAAGACGGCCACGCTCAATTGCAAAGCGGACAGGAAACGCGTACCTCAGAATCCCTGGACGCGTTGCTACAGGACGTGACAGGCACGCGCATCCCGATTGCCGCCCTGTTCAGTTGGCTCCATGGCACTCAGACCACGGCAACGGGCTGGCAGGCAGATCTGTCAGGCATTGCAGAAGGTCGGCTCGTTGCTCGCCGAGACGATCCCGCGCCGCAAGCCACCCTGCGGATCGCACTGACCCGCTAA
- a CDS encoding ribose-phosphate pyrophosphokinase: MQANHPDFMVFTGNANPGMAAEIAQHLGTTLGAADVGRFSDGEVTVEIKQNVRARDVFVVQSTCAPTNENLMELLIMVDALKRASAERISAVIPYFGYARQDRRPRSTRVPITAKVVANMLQAVGVARVLTMDLHADQIQGFFDIPVDNIYASPVLLGDLRQKNYEDLIVVSPDVGGVVRARALAKQLGCDLAIIDKRRPKANVSEVMHVIGEIEGRNCVIMDDMIDTAGTLVKAAEVLKERGAKKVYAYCTHPIFSGPAIERIAKGSALDEVVVTNTIPLSDNAKGCSKIRQLSVAPLIAETIQRIAKGESVMSLFSDQDNLF, translated from the coding sequence ATGCAAGCCAACCACCCCGACTTCATGGTTTTTACCGGCAATGCCAATCCTGGCATGGCGGCTGAAATCGCCCAACACCTCGGCACCACCCTCGGTGCTGCTGACGTGGGTCGCTTCTCCGACGGTGAAGTCACCGTTGAAATCAAACAAAACGTGCGCGCACGGGATGTTTTCGTTGTGCAGTCCACCTGCGCTCCCACCAACGAAAACCTCATGGAACTGCTGATCATGGTCGATGCGCTCAAGCGCGCATCGGCAGAGCGCATCAGTGCCGTGATCCCCTACTTCGGCTATGCCCGCCAGGATCGCCGACCGCGCTCGACCCGCGTGCCGATCACAGCCAAGGTTGTGGCCAACATGCTGCAGGCCGTGGGTGTTGCCCGCGTGCTGACCATGGACCTGCATGCCGACCAGATCCAGGGTTTCTTCGATATTCCGGTAGACAACATCTACGCGTCGCCCGTTTTGCTGGGCGATCTGCGCCAGAAGAACTACGAAGACCTGATTGTTGTCTCTCCCGATGTGGGTGGTGTGGTGCGGGCACGTGCGCTGGCCAAGCAACTTGGATGCGACCTCGCCATCATCGACAAACGCCGCCCCAAAGCCAACGTGTCGGAAGTGATGCACGTGATCGGTGAAATCGAAGGCCGCAACTGCGTAATCATGGACGACATGATTGACACGGCCGGCACTCTGGTGAAGGCGGCTGAAGTGCTCAAGGAGCGCGGAGCCAAAAAGGTGTACGCCTATTGCACCCACCCCATTTTTTCGGGCCCTGCCATTGAACGCATCGCCAAGGGTTCGGCCCTTGATGAAGTGGTAGTGACCAATACCATCCCCCTGAGCGACAACGCCAAGGGATGTTCCAAGATTCGCCAACTCTCCGTGGCACCGCTGATTGCAGAAACGATCCAGCGCATTGCCAAGGGTGAGTCGGTCATGAGTTTGTTCTCGGACCAAGACAATCTGTTCTGA
- a CDS encoding 50S ribosomal protein L25/general stress protein Ctc, translating into MNFVAFERAKQGTGASRRLRNSGKTPGIVYGGTTETQLIEVDHNALWHALKKEAFHSSVLDMEVAGTTAKVVLRDVQYHPYKQLVLHIDFQRVDDKTKLHLKVPLHYSGAEESPAVKVDKCMVNPIVNELDVTCMPSDLPEFITVDLSTLEKGSSLHLKSVKLPKGVTAKIRGGQNNNPVLVSVVPPVVVVDTPVEAAPADAKGKGKGKK; encoded by the coding sequence ATGAACTTCGTCGCTTTTGAGCGCGCCAAGCAAGGTACGGGTGCGAGCCGCCGTCTGCGCAATTCGGGCAAGACGCCTGGCATCGTCTACGGTGGCACCACCGAGACCCAACTGATTGAAGTGGACCACAACGCACTGTGGCACGCCCTCAAGAAGGAAGCCTTCCACTCCAGCGTGCTGGACATGGAAGTTGCCGGCACAACCGCCAAGGTGGTGCTGCGTGACGTGCAATACCACCCCTACAAGCAACTCGTGCTGCACATCGACTTTCAGCGCGTGGACGACAAGACCAAGCTGCACCTGAAGGTGCCACTGCACTACAGCGGCGCTGAAGAATCGCCAGCCGTCAAGGTGGACAAGTGCATGGTCAACCCGATCGTGAACGAACTCGACGTGACCTGCATGCCTTCGGACCTGCCAGAGTTCATCACCGTGGACCTGTCGACGCTGGAAAAGGGCTCCTCCCTGCACCTGAAGTCTGTCAAGCTGCCCAAGGGCGTGACCGCCAAGATCCGTGGCGGCCAGAACAACAACCCCGTGCTGGTGTCCGTAGTGCCTCCCGTGGTCGTGGTCGACACCCCTGTCGAAGCCGCTCCTGCGGATGCCAAGGGCAAGGGCAAGGGCAAGAAGTAG
- the ispE gene encoding 4-(cytidine 5'-diphospho)-2-C-methyl-D-erythritol kinase, whose product MQALYDVPAPAKLNLFLHITGRRADGYHLLQSVFMLLDWCDTLHFERRTDGVISREDLGSTLPDVDLTIQAARALQTATGSKQGAHIGILKSIPAQAGMGGGSSDAATTLLALNRLWALNLSQSALETIGLQLGADIPFFLRGHNALVEGIGETITPLEKAQQLPQARFAIVKPAAGLETKVIFSSPSLKRDSDSATILGFAAAHFDFGRNDLQPVAQALCPEISEAIEWLRIRGMQGRMTGSGSTVFAQMTHAVDLSNAPKGWQIKECENLMIHPLAGWASGKN is encoded by the coding sequence ATGCAAGCCCTGTATGACGTGCCGGCTCCGGCAAAGCTCAATCTCTTTCTGCACATCACCGGGCGACGCGCTGATGGCTACCATCTGCTGCAGTCTGTCTTCATGCTGTTGGACTGGTGTGACACCTTGCATTTCGAGCGTCGCACAGATGGCGTGATCTCACGAGAAGACCTGGGCTCAACGCTGCCCGATGTGGATCTCACCATCCAAGCGGCGCGCGCGCTGCAGACCGCTACAGGCTCCAAACAAGGCGCACACATTGGCATCCTCAAAAGCATTCCCGCCCAAGCAGGCATGGGGGGAGGCTCATCGGACGCCGCCACCACGCTCCTCGCACTCAATCGCCTATGGGCACTGAACCTCTCGCAATCAGCGCTGGAAACCATCGGCTTGCAGCTCGGTGCCGATATTCCTTTTTTTTTACGCGGTCACAACGCTTTGGTGGAGGGAATTGGTGAGACAATCACGCCGCTTGAGAAAGCACAGCAACTACCGCAAGCGCGCTTTGCCATCGTGAAGCCAGCAGCAGGTTTGGAGACAAAAGTAATTTTTTCGTCGCCAAGTTTGAAACGCGATTCAGATAGTGCTACAATCTTAGGCTTTGCTGCAGCACACTTTGACTTCGGTCGAAACGACTTGCAGCCAGTTGCTCAGGCACTTTGCCCCGAGATTTCCGAAGCCATTGAATGGCTCAGGATTCGAGGAATGCAAGGCCGAATGACAGGCTCTGGAAGTACCGTGTTTGCACAAATGACACATGCGGTTGATTTGAGTAACGCCCCCAAAGGCTGGCAAATCAAAGAATGTGAAAATCTGATGATTCACCCTCTGGCAGGTTGGGCATCAGGCAAAAATTAA
- the mutM gene encoding bifunctional DNA-formamidopyrimidine glycosylase/DNA-(apurinic or apyrimidinic site) lyase — protein sequence MPELPEVEVTRRSFAEAIAGARIEAVVLGKPLRWPLGCDPDLLVGQQVMGLRRRGKYLLADISNGLLLLHLGMSGSLRFSHGLPSAGSHDHFDLVTNLGVLRLHDPRRFGAVVYAPSEQSPVAVKLLGGLGMEPLSDAFSLSAFQVGLKQSRMPIKQLLLAGRLVVGVGNIYASEVLFLAGIRPTTVSSRIGAERVRRLFDAIRVVLARAVEMGGSTLRDFSNADGMAGHFQTTANVYGRDGAPCTVCGTAIKTIRQGQRSSYFCPRCQRA from the coding sequence ATGCCTGAGTTGCCCGAAGTGGAAGTAACGCGTCGCAGTTTTGCTGAAGCGATTGCGGGGGCTCGGATTGAAGCCGTTGTTTTGGGAAAACCATTGCGTTGGCCGCTGGGTTGCGATCCGGATTTGTTGGTGGGGCAGCAGGTGATGGGGTTGCGCCGACGTGGCAAATACCTGCTTGCTGACATCAGCAACGGGCTTTTACTCCTGCACCTTGGCATGTCTGGGAGTTTGCGTTTCAGTCACGGGCTGCCGTCCGCAGGCTCGCATGATCACTTTGACCTTGTGACCAATCTGGGGGTCCTGCGGCTACATGACCCTCGTCGGTTTGGTGCTGTTGTTTACGCGCCCAGTGAGCAATCTCCCGTCGCCGTGAAGTTGCTGGGAGGGCTTGGAATGGAGCCGCTGTCGGACGCCTTCTCGCTATCGGCGTTCCAGGTAGGCCTCAAGCAAAGCCGGATGCCGATCAAGCAACTGTTGCTGGCTGGGCGTCTGGTGGTGGGGGTCGGCAATATTTATGCGTCCGAAGTCCTTTTTCTGGCAGGTATCAGGCCCACGACAGTGTCTTCGCGCATTGGCGCTGAACGGGTGCGTCGGTTGTTTGATGCAATACGCGTGGTACTGGCGCGTGCCGTGGAGATGGGGGGAAGTACGTTGCGCGATTTTTCGAATGCGGATGGAATGGCGGGGCATTTTCAGACAACCGCCAATGTGTACGGCCGCGATGGCGCACCTTGCACTGTGTGCGGGACAGCTATAAAAACAATCCGCCAGGGCCAGCGGAGTAGTTACTTCTGCCCCCGATGCCAGCGCGCCTAG